In Xanthomonas sp. SI, the following are encoded in one genomic region:
- a CDS encoding DUF1190 domain-containing protein produces MKRSKKAALLLMGSAPLLFTACAPEAKHQEGLYTSVEACAAQTHDITTCREAFKQAQQQSAEQGPKYANREQCAQEYSAERCVEQRDSHGHSFIGPLMTGFFLSQMLNGNRMAGFNAAPAFQDRRSQWQRPAAAGAGATTATTTSLRGNQTMTHIGATPNRAVTVSRGGFGSSSGARGSFGG; encoded by the coding sequence ATGAAGCGATCCAAGAAGGCCGCACTGTTGCTGATGGGCAGTGCGCCGCTGCTGTTCACGGCCTGCGCGCCCGAAGCCAAGCACCAGGAGGGGCTGTACACCTCGGTGGAAGCCTGCGCGGCGCAGACCCACGACATCACCACCTGCCGCGAGGCGTTCAAGCAGGCGCAGCAGCAGTCGGCCGAGCAGGGGCCCAAGTACGCCAACCGCGAGCAGTGCGCGCAGGAGTATTCGGCCGAGCGCTGCGTGGAGCAGCGCGACAGCCACGGGCATTCGTTCATCGGCCCGCTGATGACCGGTTTCTTCCTGTCGCAGATGCTCAACGGCAATCGCATGGCCGGCTTCAATGCCGCGCCGGCGTTCCAGGACCGGCGGAGCCAGTGGCAGCGGCCCGCTGCCGCCGGGGCCGGCGCCACCACCGCCACCACCACCAGCCTGCGCGGCAACCAGACCATGACCCATATCGGCGCCACGCCGAACCGTGCGGTCACGGTGAGCCGTGGCGGCTTCGGCAGCTCCAGCGGCGCGCGCGGCAGCTTCGGCGGCTGA
- a CDS encoding glutathionylspermidine synthase family protein, which translates to MQRIAIVERGDWRAQAAECGFRFHTIGGERYWDERAYYAFTLRQIERDLEDPSAELHQMAMGLVDEIVASEELMQRLAIPPAFRDWIAESWRRRDPHLYGRLDLAYDGTGPAKLYELNYDTPTSLFESSFFQWQWLEDQRAQGRLAQDADQFNSIHETLVERFAELAAQLPPPLYFAAVRESEEDQGTVAYLRDCAAQAGLFGEAIAIEDIGLSEDGRYTDLNDVVIGAMFKLYPLEDLFAERFGQALPGSGLRLLEPPWKAVLSNKGILPLLWSRHRGHPNLLPAAFDDGAALPPGWVRKPLHSREGANIALHLADGRMLESDGPYQGPCIVQQAHPLPAFDGRYPMVGSWIVGDTACGIGIREDDGPITRDSARFVPHAIVEAGQPGVLYA; encoded by the coding sequence ATGCAACGCATCGCGATCGTCGAACGCGGCGACTGGCGCGCGCAGGCCGCCGAGTGCGGCTTCCGTTTCCATACCATCGGCGGTGAACGCTACTGGGACGAACGCGCGTACTACGCGTTCACCTTGCGCCAGATCGAACGCGATCTTGAGGATCCCAGCGCCGAGCTGCACCAGATGGCGATGGGGCTGGTGGACGAGATCGTCGCCAGCGAGGAGTTGATGCAGCGCCTGGCGATTCCGCCGGCGTTCCGCGACTGGATCGCCGAGAGCTGGCGGCGCCGCGATCCGCACTTGTACGGGCGCCTGGACCTGGCCTACGACGGCACCGGCCCGGCCAAGCTGTACGAACTGAACTACGACACGCCGACCTCGCTGTTCGAGTCGTCGTTCTTCCAGTGGCAGTGGCTGGAAGACCAGCGTGCGCAGGGCCGTCTGGCGCAAGACGCCGACCAGTTCAACTCGATCCACGAGACGCTGGTGGAGCGCTTCGCCGAACTGGCGGCGCAGTTGCCGCCGCCGCTGTACTTCGCCGCGGTGCGCGAGTCGGAAGAGGACCAGGGCACGGTCGCCTATCTGCGCGATTGCGCGGCGCAGGCCGGGCTGTTCGGCGAGGCGATCGCGATCGAGGACATCGGCTTGTCCGAGGACGGGCGCTATACCGATCTGAACGACGTGGTGATCGGCGCCATGTTCAAGCTGTATCCGTTGGAAGACCTGTTCGCCGAGCGCTTCGGCCAGGCCCTGCCGGGATCGGGCCTGCGCCTGCTGGAGCCGCCGTGGAAGGCGGTGCTGAGCAACAAGGGCATCCTGCCGCTGCTGTGGTCGCGCCATCGCGGCCATCCCAACCTGCTGCCGGCCGCGTTCGACGACGGCGCCGCGCTGCCGCCGGGTTGGGTGCGCAAGCCGCTGCATTCGCGCGAAGGCGCCAATATCGCCTTGCACCTGGCCGACGGGCGCATGCTGGAGAGCGACGGCCCGTACCAGGGGCCGTGCATCGTGCAGCAGGCGCATCCGTTACCGGCATTCGATGGCCGCTATCCGATGGTCGGCAGCTGGATCGTCGGCGATACCGCGTGCGGCATCGGCATCCGCGAGGACGACGGCCCGATCACCCGCGACAGTGCGCGCTTCGTGCCGCATGCGATCGTCGAAGCGGGGCAGCCGGGCGTGCTGTATGCCTGA
- a CDS encoding substrate-binding domain-containing protein — MLNLNFPRLSAIAIAIATLSTGSAMAAENLYGGGATFPAQPYVGNTYTGVTPNARLSTNAGNTAGSGFTTATLGTGSVFLTYSTNSTNKVSYCQTGSGFGKNTVTGSTAANQACQDFSVSPLGLSGAAAAPDFIGTDAPYSTADYNAFLGGGNAASKVGIVQVPTLAGAIALPQSTPTASFNLSAAQVCQVYSGLVSDWSSVSGSGTTGPIKIVYRTDGSGTTFAFTSYLARTCNGTANVPSGFVFSPNQTFNSALPGGTSGVYGSRAIGASGNNGVVTSVRVTNSNALGYADIGEVLLQSAKYVTVAGFDPQNFGRDSSGNQVPVTLAAAALLTGRVLDGSTVNAVPGSGTTAVKNCVRLVNPTAAITNTYPIAAITYLAGFTSGNGSAAHVQAVKDLFNIFYNTSTRPALPQGFAYLGGVTASAQNTVNTCVQ, encoded by the coding sequence GTGCTTAATCTTAATTTCCCCCGTCTCAGCGCGATCGCCATTGCGATCGCGACCCTGTCCACCGGTTCGGCCATGGCGGCCGAGAACCTCTACGGCGGCGGCGCCACCTTCCCGGCGCAGCCGTATGTCGGCAACACCTATACCGGCGTGACCCCGAACGCGCGCCTGTCGACCAATGCCGGCAACACCGCCGGTAGCGGCTTCACCACCGCGACCCTGGGCACCGGTTCGGTGTTCCTGACCTACAGCACCAACAGCACCAACAAGGTGTCGTATTGCCAGACCGGCAGCGGCTTCGGCAAGAACACGGTGACCGGCAGCACCGCCGCCAACCAGGCCTGCCAGGACTTCAGCGTTTCGCCGCTGGGCCTCAGCGGCGCCGCTGCCGCACCGGACTTCATCGGCACCGACGCGCCGTACAGCACCGCCGACTACAACGCGTTCCTGGGTGGCGGCAATGCCGCCAGCAAAGTGGGTATCGTCCAGGTCCCGACCCTGGCCGGCGCCATCGCGTTGCCGCAGAGCACCCCGACCGCCAGCTTCAACCTGAGCGCCGCCCAGGTCTGCCAGGTCTACTCGGGCCTGGTCAGCGACTGGAGCAGCGTGTCCGGCAGCGGCACCACCGGTCCGATCAAGATCGTCTACCGCACCGACGGCAGCGGCACCACCTTCGCCTTCACCAGCTACCTGGCGCGCACCTGCAACGGCACCGCCAACGTGCCGTCGGGCTTCGTGTTCAGCCCGAACCAGACCTTCAACTCGGCCCTGCCGGGCGGCACCAGCGGCGTGTACGGCTCGCGCGCGATCGGCGCCAGCGGCAACAACGGCGTGGTGACCTCGGTACGCGTCACCAACAGCAACGCGCTGGGCTATGCCGACATCGGCGAAGTGCTGCTGCAGTCGGCCAAGTACGTCACCGTGGCCGGCTTCGACCCGCAGAACTTCGGCAGGGATTCCAGCGGCAATCAGGTTCCGGTCACCCTGGCCGCCGCTGCGCTGCTGACGGGTCGCGTGCTCGACGGCTCCACCGTCAACGCCGTGCCGGGCAGCGGCACCACCGCGGTGAAGAACTGCGTGCGCCTGGTCAATCCGACCGCCGCCATCACCAACACCTACCCGATCGCGGCGATCACCTACCTGGCCGGCTTCACCAGCGGCAACGGCAGCGCCGCGCACGTGCAGGCGGTCAAGGACCTGTTCAACATCTTCTACAACACCAGCACCCGCCCGGCCTTGCCGCAGGGCTTCGCCTACCTGGGCGGCGTCACCGCCTCGGCGCAGAACACCGTCAACACCTGCGTGCAGTAA
- the ilvD gene encoding dihydroxy-acid dehydratase yields MPDYRSKTSTHGRNMAGARALWRATGMQDADFHKPIIAIANSFTQFVPGHVHLKDLGQLVAREIERVGGVAKEFDTIAVDDGIAMGHDGMLYSLPSREIIADSVEYMVNAHCADALVCISNCDKITPGMLMAALRLNIPTVFVSGGPMEAGKTKLADHNLDLIDAMVIAADPNASDEKVAAFERSACPTCGSCSGMFTANSMNCLTEALGLALPGNGTVVATHADREQLFLKAGRTAVELCHRWYGAEDPTALPRGIATFEAFENAMTLDIAMGGSTNTILHLLAAAQEGEVPFTLRDIDRLSRHVPQLCKVAPNIQKYHIEDVHRAGGIVAILGELARGGLLHTDQPTVHSRTLADAIAQWDITQTDADAVHTFYKAGPAGIPTQIAFSQATRWPTLDADREAGCIRDVAHAYSQEGGLAVLYGNIALDGCVVKTAGVDESIHVFEGNAKVFESQDSAVKGILADEVKAGDVVVIRYEGPKGGPGMQEMLYPTSYLKSKGLGKQCALLTDGRFSGGTSGLSIGHASPEAAAGGAIGLVRDGDKILIDIPNRSINLLVDDAELAARRAAQDAQGWKPVEVRPRKVTTALKAYALLATSADKGAVRDKAMLDG; encoded by the coding sequence ATGCCCGACTATCGCTCCAAGACCTCCACCCACGGCCGCAACATGGCCGGCGCGCGCGCGCTGTGGCGCGCCACCGGCATGCAGGATGCCGACTTCCACAAACCGATCATCGCCATCGCCAACTCCTTCACCCAGTTCGTGCCCGGCCACGTGCACCTGAAGGATCTCGGCCAGCTGGTCGCCCGCGAGATCGAGCGCGTCGGCGGCGTGGCCAAGGAATTCGACACCATCGCCGTGGACGACGGCATCGCCATGGGCCACGACGGCATGCTGTATTCGCTGCCCAGCCGCGAGATCATCGCCGACTCGGTGGAGTACATGGTCAACGCGCACTGCGCCGACGCGCTGGTGTGCATCTCCAACTGCGACAAGATCACCCCCGGCATGCTGATGGCCGCGCTGCGCCTCAACATCCCCACCGTGTTCGTGTCCGGCGGGCCGATGGAAGCGGGCAAGACCAAGCTCGCCGACCACAACCTGGACCTGATCGATGCGATGGTGATCGCCGCCGATCCCAATGCCTCCGACGAAAAGGTTGCCGCCTTCGAGCGCAGCGCCTGCCCCACCTGCGGCTCGTGCTCGGGCATGTTCACCGCCAACTCGATGAACTGCCTGACCGAAGCGCTGGGCCTGGCCCTGCCCGGCAACGGCACCGTGGTCGCCACCCATGCCGACCGCGAGCAACTGTTCCTGAAGGCCGGGCGCACCGCGGTCGAACTGTGCCACCGCTGGTACGGCGCCGAGGATCCGACCGCCCTGCCGCGCGGCATCGCCACGTTCGAAGCGTTCGAGAACGCGATGACCCTGGACATCGCGATGGGCGGCTCCACCAACACCATCCTGCACCTGCTCGCCGCCGCGCAGGAAGGCGAAGTGCCGTTCACCCTGCGCGACATCGACCGCCTGTCGCGGCACGTGCCGCAGCTGTGCAAGGTCGCGCCGAACATCCAGAAGTACCACATCGAGGACGTGCACCGCGCCGGCGGCATCGTCGCCATACTCGGCGAACTGGCGCGCGGCGGCCTGCTGCATACCGACCAGCCCACCGTGCACAGCCGCACCCTCGCCGACGCCATCGCGCAATGGGACATCACCCAGACCGACGCCGACGCCGTGCACACCTTCTACAAGGCCGGCCCGGCCGGCATCCCGACCCAGATCGCCTTCAGCCAGGCCACGCGCTGGCCGACGCTGGACGCCGACCGCGAAGCCGGCTGCATCCGCGACGTCGCCCATGCCTACTCGCAGGAAGGCGGACTGGCGGTGCTGTACGGCAACATCGCGCTCGACGGCTGCGTGGTCAAGACCGCCGGCGTGGACGAATCGATCCACGTGTTCGAAGGCAACGCCAAGGTGTTCGAGAGCCAGGATTCGGCGGTCAAGGGCATCCTCGCCGACGAAGTGAAGGCCGGCGACGTGGTGGTGATCCGCTACGAAGGCCCCAAGGGCGGCCCCGGCATGCAGGAGATGCTGTACCCCACCTCGTACCTGAAATCCAAGGGCCTGGGCAAGCAATGCGCCCTGCTCACCGACGGCCGCTTCTCCGGCGGCACCTCCGGCCTGTCAATCGGCCACGCCTCGCCGGAAGCGGCGGCCGGCGGCGCCATCGGCCTGGTCCGCGACGGCGACAAGATCCTGATCGACATCCCCAACCGCAGCATCAACCTGCTGGTCGACGACGCCGAACTGGCCGCCCGCCGCGCCGCACAGGACGCGCAAGGCTGGAAGCCGGTCGAAGTACGCCCACGCAAGGTCACCACCGCGCTGAAGGCGTACGCGCTGCTGGCGACCAGCGCCGACAAGGGCGCGGTGCGCGACAAGGCGATGCTGGACGGTTGA